The DNA segment ATTCTTTCAAACATGTGACCGAACGTATATAATTTAGGCACTACATAATTGTTACGAAATTTTCAGAATACACTTGGTATAGGACGCAAAAAGAATCAGTAAAATGTAGTGTCAAATTAAATATACTATTATCATTTGGAAAGTGTACTTAAACTTTCACTGCCTTGAGCCCCATGTTGAAAGCCCTTTCATTCATCTCCACATATTTTTCTGGAATGTTGTTCTTCACAGACTCCAGTATTTTTTCCTTTCCGATGGGCAACAGATCCATTCCTGCAAGGGCACCAAGCATGACCACGTTTTTCGTTATAGCATTGCCCGATTTCTTTGCAATATCCAGTGCATCAATTTTTATCAGCTTTCCCCTTGATGAAAGTTCTTTGAACACTTCCTCCGGATCTGGATATTTACTCTCACCTATAGATACGTTTGGCGGAATCACGGGGTTTATATCAGTTATTATGACTCCATCTCTCTTCAATTTTTTTATGTACCTGAGGGCTTCCACTGGCTCCATGGAAACGATAACATCTGCACCCCCGTCGGCAATTAAAGGTGAATATACATCCCCCACGCAAACGGTACATATCACGCTCCCGCCTCTTTGCGCCATGCCGTGCACTTCAGACATCAGTACTTTTTTTCCTTCTGTTAGAAATGTTTTTGCCAGTATGTTTGCCCCTGTAAGCACACCCTGGCCGCCAACTCCCGAGAATAACAATCTTTCCTTCATTTTTTCCTCCTTATCGCGTGTGGTTCGCAAACCTGGGTGCACACCCCGCATGCACTGCAGAGCGTCTCATCTATTTTGATTTTATCGCCATCATAGTAGAAGGCGGGACACCCGAATTTTTTGATGCAGACCTCACATTTTGTGCATTTGTTCTGGTCTATCTCGAACGAGCCTGCACGCCTCTCTTGAGGTATAAGAAGTATACAGGGGGCTTTTGAGACGACAACGGAAGTGCCCTTATATTCAAGTGCTCTCCTGAAAGTCTCCTTTGTCTTTTCTAAATTGTTTGGATTGACCACCTCAACGTGCTTTACGCCAAGCCCTCTCACCACGTCCTCAACCTTCAGCATGACCGCCTCGTTTCCCATGCCGTCGTATTCCGTGCCGGGGTTGGGCTGGTGGCCCGTCATGGCCGTTGTCCTGTTGTCAAGAACGGTAATAATGCAGTCGTGATTGTGGTGCACAGCATTTACGATGCCCGGCAGGCCGGCATGGAAGAAAGTAGAATCGCCCATGAACGAAATGACTTTCTGATTTGTGGCATAGGAAAAGCCGCATGCCGTACCGACATTTGAACCCATGCACAGCAGAAAATCCGCCACTTCGAGAGGAGGGGCCTTACCGAGAGTATAGCACCCTATGTCGGTAGGATATATGGTGCCCTCCGGTGCAACCTGCTTGACCGCATAATATGTGGCCCTGTGTGGGCATCCCGGGCATAACACTGGGGGGCGGGGCGGTATGGGTATGCTACTGCTTGCAGATTCTTTTTCTTTCAATCCAAAAAATTTTCTGATTACCCTTTCTACGATATCGACATCATATTCATATATTCTGCTCAAGCCACCGTACCCTTTGCCATATATTTTTACGTCAATTTCTTCCTCATGGGCAATCGCCTTCAACTGCTCTTCAAGGAAAGGTTCAAGTTCCTCCACTACCAGCACTCTTCCACATGCCTTCAAAAAATCGATGCACATTTTTCTTGGGAGGGGGTTGGTCATCCCGAGCTTCAATATTTTGCATTTCACCCCCAGTTCCTCGACAGCTTCTCTCACATAGTTGTGCGACGGGCCTGATGAAACAATGCCGGCATTTCCTCCAAAATCTTCGACATAATTAAATCTGCTATTCTCAGAAATTTTTTCTGCCATTTCCATCTTTTCAAGCAGAATGGGATGCAATTTTCGTGCAACCTCAGGTACGGTTACCATCAGCGGATTTTTCTCAAATTTTCCCTTTTTCTTCTTCAGATTAATCCTGCCCAACGAAACCGGACCGCGAATATGGGATGTCCTCGTGGTCATTCTGAAAAGGATGGGCAGCGAAAGTTCCTCCGATATTTTGAAAGCTTCCATAACCATGTCTTTTGCCTCCAGGGGGTCAGACGGCTCCAGCAGTGGGGCATTCCCGAATTTCGCATAGTATCTGTTGTCCTGCTCGTTCTGGGATGAATGGCATGAGGGGTCATCTGCCGTTATGATTACATGCCCCGCCTTGCACCCGACATACATGTATGTCATAAATGTATCACTCGCCACATTGAGGCCCACATGCTTCATGCACGTAAGGGCGCGCAGGCCGGAGACAGCAGCAGCGGCAGCAAATTCCAGTGCCACCTTTTCATTTGTGGAATACTGGAAATAAAATCCTGGCTCCAGCCCTTTATTTTTGTAATATTGCGCTATTTTTGAGAAGGTATCCGCTATTTCCGATGAAGGTGTGCCCGGATATGTGGTGGCAACATCTATGCCTGCTTCTACCGCCCCCCGGACCACCGCCTCGTTTCCAAGAAGTAAAGCTTTTTTTTGTGTCGATAATACGTCCATTTTATTCACCTTTTATTAATTTTGCATCCACTACTTTCAGTCCGTTCTCATAAACAAATACAGGGTTTAAATCCATCTGGTTTATAGAAGGGCAATCCATACCGATCCTGGAAAGTTTAAGGAGAAGGCTTGCCACGGCTTTTTTGTCAGGTTTCATTCCTCTGAATCCTTTGAAAATCTTGCTTGCCTTAAGCTCGTCAATCATGCCCTCTGCATCCCTCATTGTTATAGGAACGAGTCTGAAGGCAACATCGCCATACATCTCTGCAAATATGCCGCCCATGCCGACCATTATGGAAAGCCCAAAAGATTTATCATGTATAAGCCCTGCTATCATCTCGATGCCCTGGGGTTCCATCCCTTCGATCAGAAAATTTTTACCGGGAAATTTTTTACTGAAACGAATCACATTTTTTCTGAGCTCTTCCTTATCCATTATATTCAGTCTTACCCCGCCGATGTCGGTTTTATGGATAATGTCTGGAGAACATACTTTCAGCACAGCCGGAAATTTTATGTCTGTCCTGTCCAAGTCATCTTCATTCCTTATAAGCATGAAATCTGTTGTTGGGATGCCGTAATCCCTCAGCATTGATTTGACTTTATCTTCAGTTACATGAATTTTTTTTGCTGGCTGGCCGATATTCATTGTTTGGGTATGCAAAGGGTATTTTTTATTTTTTGGTAAAGGTGATATACCACCAACCGCATTAAAGCAAAGATAAAATGAGAACATTCATATCAATAGATGTGGGCAGCATGAAGCCGCTTGTAGAACTTGAAAACGAATTGAGGGAGGGAATGAACGTCAAACTGGTAGAGCCGGAAAATATTCATCTGACGTTGAAATTCCTTGGAGAAATTGGGGAAGACATCATACCCGGCATCGGGGAGGTTATGAAAGGCTCTCTGCATGGAATAAAACCGTTCACAGCATCGCTCCACGGTGTGGGCGCATTCCCAAACTTAAATTATATAAAAGTTGTATGGGTCGGCCTGGTGGACAACGGGCAAATGGAGGAAATAGCATCAAGGTTAAATAACGGGCTGCATGAATACGGGTTCAAAAATGAAAAAAGATTCGTGCCGCATGCAACACTGGCGAGAGTGAGAAGCGCTAGAGGTAAAGAAAAATTGAAAGAGTTGATAAATAAAAATAGGGATAAACAATTCGGAGAGGTGAATGTGGAATGCATAAGGCTCAAGAAAAGTGAATTGACGAAGGAAGGGCCCATATACAATACCGTCCTGGAAGTAAAATTGTGAGGAATATGGAGATAATAAAAAAAGTGCTGGAAAAAATCGTTCCGTCGGAAGAGGAAGAAAGAAAAATCATGCAGGCGGTGGAGAAATTAAAGTCGGAAATTTTGGGCAATGCAGAGAAAAAAAGCCTGGGTGTAAAAGTCATGCTCGTCGGCTCAATAGCAAAAGGAACATATCTTAAAGGCTCGCTAGATATAGACTTCTTTATTCTATTTCCGGTACATTGTCCAAAGGATGAGATGAGAGAACGTTCCCTTGAAATTGGGAAGGATATCCTCCAGGAATGGAAGATTCAATATGCCGAGCACCCTTACGTCAGAGGAATTTATGAAGGATACAATGTCGATATAGTGCCCTGCTATGATGTAAAACACCCGTCAGAAAAAATGAGTGCGGTGGACAGGACGCCCTTCCACACCGAATACATCAGGAAAAATTTGAAGGATAAAGATGAGGTAAGATTGCTGAAGCAGTTTTTGAAGGGCACAGGGTGTTACGGGGCAGAGATAAAAATTCAGGGCTTTTCAGGGTACCTGGCAGAACTATTGGTATTGAAGTATGGCTCATTTGAACAGGTACTGAAAAATTCTCAGGATTGGAAGAATAAAGTCATACTGTCACTGAATGGTGATAAAAATGTAGATTTCCCGGAAAATTTTGTTTTTATTGATCCTGTCGATTCTTCACGCAATGTTGCTGCCGCCCTTTCGCCGGATAAAATACAATTTTTTATTTTTGCGGCAGGGGAATATCTAAAAAATCCGAGATTGGAATTTTTCTTTCCAAAAAAAGTCAGGCTGTGGCCGTTGGAAAAGATAAGAGATAGAGTAAAAAATTTTGTTGGTCTCCGTATACCGAAACCAGACGTGGTGGATGACATATTGTACTCGCAGATAAAAAAAGCATCAAAAAGCATGGAAAAGATGTACCGTAAACGTGGATTTCATCCAGTTGATTCATTATATCATGTAAATGACGATATACTGATAATTGCAAGGTTGAAGGAAAAGAAAATCCCTGAAAGAAAGATTCATATGGGCCCGCCAGAAAAAGAAAATGATTATGTTAAAGCGTTTCTTTTAAAGTGGGAAGGAAATGACAATGTCATTAATATCCCATATAAAAAAAATGGCAGATGGTGGGTCGAGATAAAAAGAGATTATACCAATGCATACAATTTGCTGGAGAATAAACTGGAAGATTTAAATCTGGGGAAAAATCTTAATGAATTAAAAAATCATGTTAAAATCTATGAAGATGATGATTTTGTAAAAGAAAAATATGCTACATTCTGGACAGAATATTTTTCGGGAAAGCCCCCTTGGGAACGATAGATTATATCAATCCTGCTTTTTGAAGCAACATGAAATCTTCTGTGGAAAGCTTTTCACCCTTTTTGAATCTTTCATATACATCATCCGCTTTCTTTTGCACGGCACTTCTCTCTTTCTGTATTTTATCGACTTTCTCTTTTTTCTTCATGGAGTCCATCTGGTCTTCTATGCCTCTTATTTTCTTGACGTATGAAACCAGTTTTTTATGAGCCCTGTCGGCATCCAATCTGGCTAAAACATATTCCTTCTGAATTTTTTTTAATTCCTTATATAATGCATCGGATTTATTGAAGCATTCCATCATTTTAATGTGTTCCTCCTGCGCCTTGTCTGCCAGCTCTTTCACCCTGATATGTTCTTTGTCTCCTTTCTCTTTTATATGCTCCTCCTTTTCAATGACTTCCTTCAGTGCCGGATTTTTTTCAAGAATTTCCCTCCTTTCTTTTATTTTTTCGTTCAGTCTGGAAAGCTCCTCCACAATTTCTTCTTCTTCCCTTTTTGAAAGCTGGCGGGTCATCTGTCTGAATTCCAGTTCATCCCTTCTTTCGTTAAGCGATTCCAACGGCTCTTCATCAGGTAAATATTTTTTTCTAAGTAACTCCACTTCCTTTTCTATTTCTTTGCACTCCTTATTCAGATTTCTTCTTTTCTTTTTCGAGCTTGCAACCCTCCTGTTTATCTCATCCCTCTGTTTTTTATGTCTTATGCCCTCCTGTTTATATTTTTTAATCAGGGCAGCCAGCTCATATCTTTTTTTTCTTAATTCATTCGTTTTTACATTAAATTTTTCCCTTATTTCCTTTACCTCCCCTATTTTTTTCCTTAATTCTTCTCTTTTTTTCTGCAATTCCTCAATATTCATCCTACCCCCCTAATTGGGGTGTTTTATTAAAAAATTTCGCTTACTCGTATATCCTCCCCTCCATCACCACATGTTTGACAACGGTTTCTACTCTGTCAACGGCAGTTCTTGTTATCTCGAGTTTTCTCTTTAGTTCGGGATCAGCTTCCTTCATGGAAAGATCTATGTACCCTTTTGCTATGCACAGGGGGTTAAAAAAATAGTGAGAGATGTCTTCAGTAAATTTTCTTTCCCTCTCAATGATTTCCTCCATTTTTTTATTGGAAAGCTTGAGTTCATTCTCCATCATCCTTTTTTTAGTGATATCTATTGTATTGACCAGCAGTGCTTTACCGCCTTCATAATTCACGGCACATGTGTTCAATTCTATCCATGCTGTCTTGCCGTCTTTCCTTATTAACCGTATAGTGCATGAAGATGATTTTTTTCCTTCCAGGACACTGTTCATTTTTTTTCTGATAATTTTAATATCGCCAGTGTGAACGAGATCCATAAAATTTTTTTTTGAAATGTTATTGCCATATCCGGTTATTTCTCCAAATCTTTTGTTTGAGAACAAGCATTTACCATCTTTTACCATTAATACCCCTGTAGGTGAATTCTCGGTCAAAATGCGATACTTTTCCTCGTTTTCCCTCAGTGCATCCTCTGCATACACTCTTTCACTTATGTCGTTCATAATGATTATTGTCCCATTGGACGGGAGAGAGATTCCATCCATAGAAAAAAATTTATTATTTTTTTTCCACATTACGTTTTTAAATGGGCGACCTTTTTCGAGCAGATCTTTAAGATTTTTAAAATAAGCGGATTTTTTAACCAATGGATTCTCTAAAATTTTTGTCTTATTTATATCGTCGCACATTTCACCCATAATTTTTTTGTTTTTGTAGATCACAAACCCTTTTTCATCAATAAAAATGATCCCGACAGGAATGTTATCCAGTATTGCCTCAAGATAACCTTCACGTGCGCCCATGTCCCCTTCCATAATATCTTACAGGAAAGATTAGTGATTTATTTAAAACTTTCTAAATTACTCTCTCCTGTAATCAATAAACAGAATTACCAGAGATGTTTGAACAACACCTGCGAAGTCTTCGTAGGCAGAAAAATACAATCCGCCAATTCAACAGGTGAATGGAAAAGGAGTCCCGCCTCCCGGATTTGAACCGGGGACCTGCCGGTTTCGGCAGCAGGGCCAGATGGCCGTTGGGTCTACAGCCGGCCGCTCCAGCCAGACTGAGCTAAGGCGGGAAGAGGTGATAATGCACCGTACATTCTTATTTCTTTTTATGGGCCTGCCCGGATTTGAACCGGAGTTCATGGCTCCCAAAGCCACGAGGATAAACCAAGCTACCCCACAGGCCCCTATTACCTGTAAGATATTTTATCTAAAAAACTTTTCCTTTTACCGCCAAATCATATTACAAAATTTTAGGAATGCCGCCATCCAGCAAAGTTTATAAAGGGAAGGTTCTCTATATAATAGGTGGTAAAAATGAAAGTTGGGAACAAGGCAATATTGTGTATGCTTGTAACATTATTGCTTATGGTGCCAATATCGGCATGTGGAGTAAGCAGGGTACAGAATGCTTCCCAGTTACAAATGCAAATAGAAATAGAAATCTATGGCGGTTTCGGCATAACAGTAGTTGTTAAAAATATTGGAGAAGAAAACTTAACCAATTTGGATTGGGAAATTGAGTTAAGCGGATTGATATTTTTCGGGGTGTGTAGTGAGGGCACCATTGATCCCCTTACAAATGAAACCACAATAAGACTTTTACCCGTCGGTATCGGGCCCGGAACCATAACCATAAGCGTGGGAGATGAGTCCGCATCTGCGACATTTTTCATAGCAGGGCCGTTCGTGGTGCTAACATAACCTCTTCTCTCTCTTTTGCCGGTGGTCAAATAATCGAATCATTTTTCATCATTTCTGCGATTTCTTGCGGAAACCTTGCAACTTTCGCTCCCGAAGCCCTGAGAGCATCTGTTTTTGATTGAGCTGTCCCCTCCCCTTTTGATATAATCGCACCTGCATGCCCCATTTTTTTTCTCGGCGGTGCTGACCTGCCTGCAATATATGCATAGACAGGTTTTGTGACGTTCTTTTTGATGTAAATGGCTGCTTCCTCTTCTGCCGTGCCACCTATTTCTCCGACAAGGGCAACGGCTTTAGTTTCTGCATCGTTTTCAAATGCTTCAAGAGCATCGATGAATGTTGTTCCGATGACAGGGTCGCCCCCAAGCCCTATGCATGTGGACTGCCCCAGACTGTTCTCCGTGAGGGAATTGACAATTTCATATGTGAGGGTTCCAGAGCGGGATACAACGCCTATGCTTCCCTCCATGAACACCGTGTTCGGGATTATGCCTACCTTGCTCTTCCCAGGGCTGGCAATGCCGGGGCAATTCGGCCCGATGATTCTCGTCTTTTTGTATATCGCATAATGAACAAATTCCATGGCATCGTGGACTGGAATACAGTCTGTTACGACAACAATTGTTTTTATCCCTGCATCCAGAGATTCCATCACCGCATCCTTTGCAAATGGAGCCGGTACAAGAATTAAAGATGTGTTTGGCTCTTTTTCCATGCTCTCTTCGACGGTATCGTAGATGGGTACGCCGTGAACATCCTCACCACCCTTGCCAGGAGTTACACCCGCCACAACCTTCGTCCCAAAATCCTGCATTGCTTTGATGTGGAATCGCCCCTGATGTCCAGTCGCCCCTTGAACGATGACACGTGTATCCTCATCAACAAATATTGCCATTTTATTTCCTCCCGAGTTCGGATGCTTTTTTTGCAGCCTCACGGAAAGAAGGTATTGCTATTACTTTATCTTTCAAAATTTTCATAGCATTCTCTTCATGCATTCCTCTTATGCGCGCCACAACGGGGCAATCTATCCCCTCCTCATCTATCACCGCCTTTACACCGGATGCAACTGTATCGCATTTTGTCATTCCTCCAAAAAGGTTAAGAAAAATGACGTCGGGCCCAGCTTTTTTAATTATCCTGAAAGCCTGCTTAACTTTTTCCGGATCGTCAGTCCCGCCCAGATCAAGGAACATTCCTTTCCCTCCGTATTCATCAAGCGCATCCAGCGTTGCCATTGTCAGCCCCGCTCCATTCGCAATCACCCCTATATTCCCGTCAAGCTGGACGAATGTTATATTTTTCTTTCTGGCCTCTTTTTCGAGGGGTGTAAGCTCCTCATTTTCTTCTGGCAGGTCAGGATGCCTGAAAAGGGCGTCATCGTTAACAATTACCTTTGAGTCGACTGCAATCAACCCCCCTTTGGCATAAGCAAGAGGATTTATTTCCA comes from the Candidatus Thermoplasmatota archaeon genome and includes:
- a CDS encoding ATP-grasp domain-containing protein is translated as MRLYECQGKELFSRYGISVPEGTVVEEENELQAVNIQFPWVMKAQVLTGKRKNFGGIKFASGIDEANKIFDGMMGMEIDGYGVKKILVEEKLDIEKEFYLAVTIDRSKRKPLIMFSRDGGMDIESVDESNVIKIYINPLAGIQNYQLRKIGNRHVADIAKKIYSIFIEKECELVEINPLAYAKGGLIAVDSKVIVNDDALFRHPDLPEENEELTPLEKEARKKNITFVQLDGNIGVIANGAGLTMATLDALDEYGGKGMFLDLGGTDDPEKVKQAFRIIKKAGPDVIFLNLFGGMTKCDTVASGVKAVIDEEGIDCPVVARIRGMHEENAMKILKDKVIAIPSFREAAKKASELGRK
- the iorA gene encoding indolepyruvate ferredoxin oxidoreductase subunit alpha; this translates as MDVLSTQKKALLLGNEAVVRGAVEAGIDVATTYPGTPSSEIADTFSKIAQYYKNKGLEPGFYFQYSTNEKVALEFAAAAAVSGLRALTCMKHVGLNVASDTFMTYMYVGCKAGHVIITADDPSCHSSQNEQDNRYYAKFGNAPLLEPSDPLEAKDMVMEAFKISEELSLPILFRMTTRTSHIRGPVSLGRINLKKKKGKFEKNPLMVTVPEVARKLHPILLEKMEMAEKISENSRFNYVEDFGGNAGIVSSGPSHNYVREAVEELGVKCKILKLGMTNPLPRKMCIDFLKACGRVLVVEELEPFLEEQLKAIAHEEEIDVKIYGKGYGGLSRIYEYDVDIVERVIRKFFGLKEKESASSSIPIPPRPPVLCPGCPHRATYYAVKQVAPEGTIYPTDIGCYTLGKAPPLEVADFLLCMGSNVGTACGFSYATNQKVISFMGDSTFFHAGLPGIVNAVHHNHDCIITVLDNRTTAMTGHQPNPGTEYDGMGNEAVMLKVEDVVRGLGVKHVEVVNPNNLEKTKETFRRALEYKGTSVVVSKAPCILLIPQERRAGSFEIDQNKCTKCEVCIKKFGCPAFYYDGDKIKIDETLCSACGVCTQVCEPHAIRRKK
- the thpR gene encoding RNA 2',3'-cyclic phosphodiesterase, with the translated sequence MRTFISIDVGSMKPLVELENELREGMNVKLVEPENIHLTLKFLGEIGEDIIPGIGEVMKGSLHGIKPFTASLHGVGAFPNLNYIKVVWVGLVDNGQMEEIASRLNNGLHEYGFKNEKRFVPHATLARVRSARGKEKLKELINKNRDKQFGEVNVECIRLKKSELTKEGPIYNTVLEVKL
- the cca gene encoding CCA tRNA nucleotidyltransferase, with protein sequence MEIIKKVLEKIVPSEEEERKIMQAVEKLKSEILGNAEKKSLGVKVMLVGSIAKGTYLKGSLDIDFFILFPVHCPKDEMRERSLEIGKDILQEWKIQYAEHPYVRGIYEGYNVDIVPCYDVKHPSEKMSAVDRTPFHTEYIRKNLKDKDEVRLLKQFLKGTGCYGAEIKIQGFSGYLAELLVLKYGSFEQVLKNSQDWKNKVILSLNGDKNVDFPENFVFIDPVDSSRNVAAALSPDKIQFFIFAAGEYLKNPRLEFFFPKKVRLWPLEKIRDRVKNFVGLRIPKPDVVDDILYSQIKKASKSMEKMYRKRGFHPVDSLYHVNDDILIIARLKEKKIPERKIHMGPPEKENDYVKAFLLKWEGNDNVINIPYKKNGRWWVEIKRDYTNAYNLLENKLEDLNLGKNLNELKNHVKIYEDDDFVKEKYATFWTEYFSGKPPWER
- the iorB gene encoding indolepyruvate ferredoxin oxidoreductase subunit beta; translation: MKERLLFSGVGGQGVLTGANILAKTFLTEGKKVLMSEVHGMAQRGGSVICTVCVGDVYSPLIADGGADVIVSMEPVEALRYIKKLKRDGVIITDINPVIPPNVSIGESKYPDPEEVFKELSSRGKLIKIDALDIAKKSGNAITKNVVMLGALAGMDLLPIGKEKILESVKNNIPEKYVEMNERAFNMGLKAVKV
- a CDS encoding PAS domain S-box protein, with amino-acid sequence MEGDMGAREGYLEAILDNIPVGIIFIDEKGFVIYKNKKIMGEMCDDINKTKILENPLVKKSAYFKNLKDLLEKGRPFKNVMWKKNNKFFSMDGISLPSNGTIIIMNDISERVYAEDALRENEEKYRILTENSPTGVLMVKDGKCLFSNKRFGEITGYGNNISKKNFMDLVHTGDIKIIRKKMNSVLEGKKSSSCTIRLIRKDGKTAWIELNTCAVNYEGGKALLVNTIDITKKRMMENELKLSNKKMEEIIERERKFTEDISHYFFNPLCIAKGYIDLSMKEADPELKRKLEITRTAVDRVETVVKHVVMEGRIYE
- the sucD gene encoding succinate--CoA ligase subunit alpha, producing MAIFVDEDTRVIVQGATGHQGRFHIKAMQDFGTKVVAGVTPGKGGEDVHGVPIYDTVEESMEKEPNTSLILVPAPFAKDAVMESLDAGIKTIVVVTDCIPVHDAMEFVHYAIYKKTRIIGPNCPGIASPGKSKVGIIPNTVFMEGSIGVVSRSGTLTYEIVNSLTENSLGQSTCIGLGGDPVIGTTFIDALEAFENDAETKAVALVGEIGGTAEEEAAIYIKKNVTKPVYAYIAGRSAPPRKKMGHAGAIISKGEGTAQSKTDALRASGAKVARFPQEIAEMMKNDSII
- a CDS encoding acetate--CoA ligase family protein translates to MNIGQPAKKIHVTEDKVKSMLRDYGIPTTDFMLIRNEDDLDRTDIKFPAVLKVCSPDIIHKTDIGGVRLNIMDKEELRKNVIRFSKKFPGKNFLIEGMEPQGIEMIAGLIHDKSFGLSIMVGMGGIFAEMYGDVAFRLVPITMRDAEGMIDELKASKIFKGFRGMKPDKKAVASLLLKLSRIGMDCPSINQMDLNPVFVYENGLKVVDAKLIKGE